From the Thermosynechococcus sp. genome, the window CTTTGGGATGAACGCAAGTTTGACGGGGCTTGGGCAGGCTACGAGCCACGGCACTTCCTCAACTATGGCCGCTTGCCGGGGAACCGCTTTATGCTCAACTGGCCGCACCAGGGGAATGACTACGGTGTTGGCCTCCAGCGGTTGGTTGGCTCTGCCCAAGAGCGAGAAGCCTTTTGCCAAGAGGCCCGCTGGCATGCCCAGGACTTTGCCCGTTATATCCAACGCCACTTTGGTCGTCGCTATGGTTTAGCAGCGGACACTTTTCCAAGATTCCCTGGCCAACTAGGAGGTGGTGCCTATGCTCTCCATCCCTACTACCGCGAAAGTCGTCGCCTCATTGGTCTCACTACAATTCAAGAGCAGGATATTCTCCCCAGTGCGCCACCGCCCATTGATGCCCAAGGCCACTACACTGGCATTGCCATCGGCAACTACCCGAACGATCACCACTATCCTGGAATGGAACTCCCCCTGATGCCTAAGTCTATCCGCTGGGGCGGTCGTTGGACAGGGACGCCCTTTGTGATTCCCTATACCGCCCTGATCCCGCAGACGGTGGAGGGCTTTTTAGTGGCGGAAAAAAATATCTCGGTGACCCATATTGCCAATGGTGCCACCCGCTTGCAACCGCTGGTGATGGGCATTGGGCAGGGGGCAGGTTGGTTAGCAGCCACAGCCATTCGCCAAGGCAAATCTGTACACCAACTGGCGGGCACCCTTGATCTGATGCCCCTGATTCAGCAGTGCCGGCAGGCAATTTTTCCCTTCTTTAACCTGCCACCCCAACACCCTGAATGGGAAAGGTGGCAACTGCGGGCATTGCAGACCTTTGATCCCTCCCTAGCGCAGCCGTCGGCGGTGGCGATCGCCCAACCAACCCCGATGACCAAGAGCGTAGGAATGCAAACCGTCAGGGGCGAATTTCTAAACTTGGGGGAGCAGGCCTATCAACTGCGCACAGATCAACAGTCTTGGCCTTTGGTAACGCTCCACCCCACCGTGAACGATCGCCTGCAAACCTATAGAAGTGGGCAATGGATCACCGTGACGGGCTTTATCAACCCCTATGCCCCTTGGATACGGGTAGAGCACATCGCCTAAGGGTCGCAGCTTAGCTCGCCGAGACGTTGGTTAAAGCGCAGATTTTCACTATAGTCCACGGGGACATCAATGATAGTGGGGACATCCTGTGCCAGGGCGGTTTTTAGGGTTGGGATCAAGTCGGCGGTCTCCTCAATGCGATAGCCTTTGAGTCCCATGCTCTCGGCTAACTTAACAAAGTCGGGGTTCCCAAAGTGGACATAGGCAGATTCACCAAAGTAGCGCTGCTGCTTCCACTCAATGAGGCCATAGCCGCCATCATTAAAGATGATGGTTGTGAAGTTTGTGCCTATGCGCAGGGCGGTTTCCAGTTCTTGGCAATTCATCATGAAGCCACCATCGCCGGTGACCGCCACCAC encodes:
- a CDS encoding FAD-dependent oxidoreductase, with translation MRQTLHTAVLVVGGGTGGVAAALTAARMGVQTVLVSETPWLGGMLTSAGVAAPDGNELMAWQTGLWGEFLRAIAHRQPGGLDHAWVSFFTFEPKVAADLLAEWVKATPNLAWMVGEVPQAVLRQGDRVGGVEFTTLTIHAQITIDATELGDLLALGEIPHRWGWEWQADTQEPSAPPAPTPLTETYPVQAPTWVVVLQDYGEGATAPEIPPSPLWDERKFDGAWAGYEPRHFLNYGRLPGNRFMLNWPHQGNDYGVGLQRLVGSAQEREAFCQEARWHAQDFARYIQRHFGRRYGLAADTFPRFPGQLGGGAYALHPYYRESRRLIGLTTIQEQDILPSAPPPIDAQGHYTGIAIGNYPNDHHYPGMELPLMPKSIRWGGRWTGTPFVIPYTALIPQTVEGFLVAEKNISVTHIANGATRLQPLVMGIGQGAGWLAATAIRQGKSVHQLAGTLDLMPLIQQCRQAIFPFFNLPPQHPEWERWQLRALQTFDPSLAQPSAVAIAQPTPMTKSVGMQTVRGEFLNLGEQAYQLRTDQQSWPLVTLHPTVNDRLQTYRSGQWITVTGFINPYAPWIRVEHIA